One Streptomyces sp. NBC_00223 genomic window carries:
- a CDS encoding Ig-like domain repeat protein codes for MRTRTLAAATSLAVVFSSAALVAVSTAPAVADSAKTLSLSSAGDVLVDGVHQRVYISDPSGGRLVVTDYSGTVQKTLLDLRGVDGLALSADSGKVYAAVAGSDRIVAVNTTTYALSASYPIGADNPQTLGEAGGKLWFGYAEGSVGHLGSLDLSGPEPVVTLEQEGGRSWTRTPLIGSDPAASVIALGQREGGTLAVYDVSSGSAELRVQSDLGNEGDNLRDLDVSPDGTEVVTASGYPYHHPVFSTTDLHKLLQYPSGDYGSSVDISPKGVVAAATSSWYAPDLHIYEQDSTTAVREYDYPNTGNSSGGDTQVDGALAWAPDGSRVFAVSVNSEGVYSLRTFTDPTKYLPKLTVSAPAKATRAKKLTVTGKLTSAKALPAGTPLTVTRTDIDSPKGKALPAVKTAAGGAYSFTDTPPDGGTVKYTVTYAGDAAHVKVSASDSVAVSRNATKLTLNRNGKLYAYGTHVSFTAHLGSTYKNRTVAIYADPFGGDKPKKLIKSGKVNSKGNLSVTVSMTRDTAVSAVFSGDARSASKTVKSTAYAKVKVSLAVSKHYKTGKIGSTKYYWFHQTSDPVLTTTMTYYKGRQQRLDLQVYSQGKWYTTASEYFALNTKGKSVVRLEGPGKGGAGIRARMRAAYINGSSGDTVNSTTYGAWKYIYFTK; via the coding sequence GTGCGTACGCGCACCCTCGCCGCCGCGACCTCGCTCGCGGTCGTTTTCAGCTCGGCCGCGCTCGTCGCGGTCTCGACGGCACCGGCCGTCGCCGACTCCGCCAAGACCCTCTCGCTCAGCTCCGCGGGCGATGTGCTGGTCGACGGGGTCCACCAGCGGGTCTACATCTCCGACCCCTCCGGCGGCCGACTGGTCGTCACCGACTACTCCGGCACGGTGCAGAAGACCCTGCTCGATCTGCGGGGCGTGGACGGCCTGGCGCTGTCGGCCGACTCCGGCAAGGTCTACGCCGCGGTCGCCGGCTCCGACCGGATCGTGGCCGTCAACACCACCACGTACGCCCTGAGCGCGAGTTACCCGATCGGCGCCGACAACCCGCAGACGCTCGGCGAGGCCGGCGGGAAGCTGTGGTTCGGCTACGCCGAGGGGTCCGTCGGCCACCTGGGCTCGCTCGACCTGTCCGGGCCCGAGCCGGTCGTCACGCTTGAGCAGGAGGGCGGCCGGTCCTGGACCCGTACGCCGCTGATCGGCTCCGATCCGGCCGCCTCCGTGATCGCCCTCGGCCAGCGCGAGGGCGGCACGCTGGCCGTCTACGACGTGTCCTCGGGCAGCGCGGAGCTACGGGTCCAGTCCGACCTGGGCAACGAGGGGGACAATCTGCGCGACCTCGACGTGTCGCCCGACGGCACCGAAGTGGTGACCGCCAGCGGGTATCCGTACCACCACCCGGTGTTCTCCACCACTGACCTGCACAAGCTCCTCCAGTACCCGTCCGGTGACTACGGAAGCTCGGTCGACATCAGCCCCAAGGGCGTCGTCGCGGCGGCCACGTCGTCCTGGTATGCCCCGGACCTGCACATCTACGAGCAGGACTCCACCACTGCCGTCCGTGAGTACGACTACCCCAACACGGGCAACAGCAGCGGCGGCGACACCCAGGTCGACGGCGCGCTGGCCTGGGCCCCCGACGGCAGCCGGGTCTTCGCCGTCTCGGTGAACAGCGAGGGCGTGTATTCGCTGCGGACCTTCACCGACCCCACCAAGTACCTGCCCAAGCTCACCGTCAGCGCCCCCGCCAAGGCGACCCGGGCCAAGAAGCTCACCGTCACCGGCAAGCTGACCTCGGCCAAGGCCCTGCCCGCGGGCACGCCGCTGACCGTGACCCGTACGGACATCGACTCGCCCAAGGGCAAGGCGCTGCCGGCGGTGAAGACCGCGGCGGGCGGCGCGTACTCCTTCACCGACACCCCGCCGGACGGCGGCACCGTGAAGTACACGGTGACGTACGCGGGCGACGCGGCGCACGTCAAGGTGTCGGCCTCCGACAGCGTGGCCGTCTCGCGCAACGCGACCAAGCTCACGCTGAACCGCAACGGCAAGCTCTACGCGTACGGCACGCACGTCTCCTTCACCGCGCACCTCGGCTCCACCTACAAGAACCGTACGGTCGCGATCTACGCCGATCCCTTCGGCGGTGACAAGCCCAAGAAGCTGATCAAGTCCGGCAAGGTCAACTCCAAGGGCAATCTGTCGGTAACCGTGTCCATGACGCGGGACACCGCCGTCTCGGCCGTCTTCTCGGGCGACGCGCGGTCCGCGTCGAAGACCGTCAAGTCCACGGCGTACGCCAAGGTCAAGGTCTCCTTGGCCGTCTCCAAGCACTACAAGACGGGCAAGATCGGCTCCACGAAGTACTACTGGTTCCACCAGACCAGCGACCCGGTGCTGACCACGACCATGACGTACTACAAGGGCCGCCAACAGCGGCTCGACCTCCAGGTCTACTCCCAGGGCAAGTGGTACACGACCGCGTCGGAGTACTTCGCGCTGAACACGAAGGGGAAGTCGGTCGTCCGTCTGGAGGGGCCCGGCAAGGGCGGCGCCGGAATCCGCGCGCGCATGCGGGCGGCGTACATCAACGGGTCCTCGGGGGACACGGTGAACTCCACGACGTACGGGGCGTGGAAGTACATCTACTTCACGAAGTAG